A region of [Bacteroides] pectinophilus DNA encodes the following proteins:
- a CDS encoding cobalamin biosynthesis protein: MIAYVTWFTEQGRQIADKISGMPLHITYGQCCESYGGRIVPGRLAIRAREGRTMHEWLSEAFAKGLPVIIIGAAGIAVRTIAPFVTNKIADSPVIVIDDAGRYVIPVLAGHLGGANELASNIAARLTDTDCKAQPVITTSTDVNNAFAIDVFARRNGLRVCNADGIRKVSGRAVSGSTIIIAIDRQSGGCMEECTIEDSAENGGAVIPDMVRITDWEKGSSAGHVDVLITNDADEEKVSLYKQKAGLILAPKTDVLGIGCKKNKEYDDIRRRIEEACAVGLIREDNICALASIDIKADEAGLLEAAQVMRVPFVVFTAEELRKVPGDYTPSQFVENTTGVDNVCERAAVAASGGGRLAVRKQAGNGITLAVAKRRSIKLVF; encoded by the coding sequence ATGATAGCTTATGTGACATGGTTTACAGAGCAGGGAAGGCAGATTGCTGATAAAATATCAGGAATGCCATTACACATAACATATGGACAGTGCTGTGAAAGCTATGGCGGGCGTATTGTGCCAGGCAGACTTGCAATAAGGGCGCGAGAAGGGCGCACAATGCACGAATGGCTTTCGGAGGCATTTGCAAAGGGGCTTCCTGTAATAATCATAGGTGCCGCAGGGATTGCGGTGCGCACAATAGCACCGTTTGTGACAAACAAGATTGCGGACAGTCCTGTCATAGTAATAGATGATGCGGGAAGATACGTGATTCCGGTGCTTGCCGGACATCTTGGAGGTGCCAATGAGCTGGCTTCCAATATTGCAGCCCGGCTCACAGATACAGACTGCAAAGCACAGCCTGTAATTACAACATCAACAGATGTTAATAATGCATTTGCAATAGATGTATTTGCAAGACGTAACGGCCTGAGAGTATGCAATGCGGACGGAATACGAAAGGTATCCGGAAGGGCTGTCAGCGGCAGTACTATAATAATAGCAATTGACAGACAAAGTGGTGGATGCATGGAAGAGTGTACTATTGAGGATAGTGCAGAAAACGGCGGCGCAGTTATTCCGGACATGGTCAGGATTACAGACTGGGAGAAAGGAAGCTCTGCCGGTCATGTGGATGTCCTGATTACCAATGATGCAGATGAGGAAAAGGTCAGCCTGTATAAGCAGAAAGCCGGCCTGATACTTGCACCTAAGACAGATGTGCTTGGAATCGGATGTAAGAAGAACAAAGAATATGATGACATACGGCGCAGAATTGAAGAAGCCTGTGCTGTGGGGCTTATCAGAGAGGATAACATCTGTGCACTGGCTTCTATAGATATAAAAGCTGATGAAGCCGGGCTGCTGGAGGCTGCGCAGGTAATGAGGGTGCCTTTTGTTGTATTTACGGCGGAAGAACTCAGAAAAGTGCCGGGAGATTACACTCCGTCGCAATTCGTTGAGAATACCACGGGGGTTGATAATGTGTGTGAGCGTGCTGCAGTTGCCGCATCAGGCGGAGGCAGGCTGGCAGTAAGGAAACAGGCCGGGAATGGCATTACACTGGCAGTGGCAAAAAGAAGAAGCATTAAGCTGGTGTTCTGA
- a CDS encoding response regulator transcription factor, translating into MSRANIMVAEDDGPVRNLITVTLKAHDYGYVTATTGEGAINTAASVNPDIILLDLGLPDIDGVEVIERIRTWSNVPIIVVSARSEDSDKIDALDAGADDYLTKPFSVEELLARLRVVERRLALMQSSSLTGAVYENGGLVINYAQQCAYLNDTELHLTPIEYKLLCLLAHNTGKVLTHKYILQNVWGSNLESDMGSLRVFMAMLRKKLNSGQNSPQYIQTHVGIGYRMQKVD; encoded by the coding sequence ATGAGCAGAGCCAACATAATGGTTGCAGAGGATGACGGACCTGTAAGAAATCTTATAACCGTGACGCTTAAAGCGCATGATTACGGCTATGTAACAGCCACTACCGGGGAAGGTGCAATAAATACTGCCGCATCTGTCAATCCTGATATTATTCTTCTTGATCTGGGGCTTCCCGATATAGATGGTGTTGAAGTTATAGAGCGTATAAGAACCTGGTCTAACGTGCCGATTATAGTTGTAAGTGCAAGAAGTGAGGATAGTGACAAGATAGACGCGCTTGATGCGGGTGCAGATGATTATCTGACAAAGCCGTTTTCTGTTGAGGAACTGCTTGCCAGACTGCGGGTTGTCGAAAGAAGGCTGGCACTTATGCAGAGCAGTTCGCTTACAGGAGCTGTATATGAGAATGGCGGGCTTGTGATTAATTATGCACAGCAGTGCGCATATCTTAACGATACAGAGCTGCATCTTACACCAATAGAGTATAAATTGTTGTGTCTTCTCGCACATAATACAGGAAAAGTCCTGACCCATAAATATATACTTCAGAACGTCTGGGGGAGCAATCTTGAGAGCGACATGGGCTCTCTGCGGGTATTTATGGCAATGCTCCGTAAAAAACTGAATTCGGGTCAGAACTCTCCTCAATATATACAGACACATGTGGGTATAGGATACAGAATGCAGAAGGTTGACTAA
- the cobI gene encoding precorrin-2 C(20)-methyltransferase — protein sequence MRQGIVIVSFGTTYSGTRHKNIEAITRQVRAVYPDAVIAEAVSSTIVRKAMKQRECIDALGTKDALEYMKSQGVTHVAVLPTHVLDGIENNRMKENIAKYESEFESVKAADALLARDEDYVNIAKALWESLKDEVGSRTLVLMGHGTEHAADSDYARIENVLREYSHHNIYIATVEGSVTIEDVIARMNADKADKHVVVTPFMLVAGDHANNDMAGEEDSFASKLTDTGYDVECIIRGIGEYPAVREVYMEHLRRVTEKLFAAGNGEAKRNGTLYGIGVGPGNPQLMTLEALNIMKMCDIIILPAVSADECHAYRIVEQVYDNIKNKPLVCMPFPMIKDEKKLEHAHMRIYETIKDYLAHGKNVGMLTIGDPGIYSTYMYMHRRAAEDDYNAHIISGVPSFCAVAARLGMALGEKNQEIHIIPASYDVKESLQYSGTCVYMKSGRILKELTDALAEQKAGGRAFEVCAVSDCGMPSEKIYRGLEEAMRAEGYLTTVIVKYSD from the coding sequence ATGCGGCAGGGAATTGTTATAGTAAGCTTTGGAACTACATATTCGGGAACCAGGCATAAGAATATTGAGGCCATAACGCGTCAGGTAAGAGCTGTATATCCTGATGCGGTTATTGCAGAGGCAGTTTCAAGTACAATAGTAAGAAAAGCTATGAAGCAGAGGGAGTGTATTGACGCACTTGGCACGAAGGACGCACTTGAGTATATGAAATCTCAGGGGGTTACACATGTTGCCGTGCTTCCGACACATGTACTTGACGGCATAGAGAACAACCGCATGAAGGAGAATATCGCAAAATACGAATCTGAGTTTGAGTCGGTTAAGGCAGCAGATGCACTTCTTGCACGCGATGAGGATTATGTGAATATTGCAAAAGCATTGTGGGAATCCCTCAAGGATGAAGTGGGCAGCAGGACTCTTGTGCTTATGGGACATGGAACTGAACATGCAGCGGATTCGGATTATGCACGCATAGAAAATGTGCTCCGCGAATATTCGCACCATAATATATATATAGCTACTGTGGAAGGAAGCGTGACTATTGAAGATGTAATTGCGCGCATGAATGCGGATAAGGCGGATAAACATGTGGTTGTGACGCCGTTTATGCTGGTAGCGGGTGACCATGCCAATAACGATATGGCAGGAGAGGAGGATTCATTTGCAAGTAAGCTTACTGATACAGGATATGATGTAGAGTGCATTATAAGAGGAATAGGGGAATATCCGGCAGTACGCGAGGTATATATGGAGCATCTGCGCAGGGTAACAGAGAAGCTGTTTGCTGCCGGAAACGGCGAAGCGAAGAGAAACGGAACCCTGTATGGCATAGGCGTTGGACCGGGTAATCCACAGCTTATGACGCTTGAAGCACTTAATATAATGAAAATGTGCGATATCATAATACTTCCTGCGGTCTCGGCAGATGAATGCCATGCATACCGTATAGTCGAGCAGGTATATGATAATATTAAAAATAAGCCGCTTGTATGTATGCCGTTTCCGATGATAAAGGACGAAAAAAAGCTTGAGCATGCACACATGCGCATTTATGAGACGATAAAGGATTATCTTGCACATGGAAAAAATGTAGGTATGCTTACAATTGGAGACCCGGGAATATATTCGACATATATGTACATGCATAGACGTGCAGCTGAGGACGACTACAATGCACATATTATAAGCGGAGTTCCATCATTCTGTGCTGTTGCGGCAAGACTGGGAATGGCGCTCGGAGAGAAGAATCAGGAGATTCATATTATCCCTGCATCATATGATGTAAAAGAGTCATTGCAGTACAGCGGAACCTGCGTATACATGAAGTCGGGCAGAATACTTAAGGAGCTTACGGATGCACTTGCAGAGCAGAAGGCAGGCGGAAGAGCTTTTGAGGTGTGTGCCGTGTCTGACTGCGGCATGCCGTCAGAGAAGATATACAGAGGGCTGGAAGAAGCGATGCGTGCAGAAGGTTACCTTACAACGGTAATCGTGAAATATTCGGATTGA
- the cobJ gene encoding precorrin-3B C(17)-methyltransferase: MMNNIYVVGMGPGEESMMTQQAIDALEASDVIIGYTVYLNLLGERFADKELLSTPMKKERERCIMCFEKAHEGKKVAMICSGDAGVYGMASLMLELGKNYPDCDITVIPGITAASSGAAVLGAPINHDFCVISLSDLLTPWELIERRLAAAARGDFAIVLYNPSSRKRADYLKRACTILMEHGVTADRACGYVENIGRENTKAVTLTLGELMNTSVNMFTTVFIGNSQSEIIDGRLVTKRGYDIEGIHNNISSDKQQ, from the coding sequence ATTATGAATAATATATATGTTGTCGGGATGGGACCCGGAGAAGAATCAATGATGACACAACAGGCGATAGATGCGCTTGAGGCAAGCGATGTTATTATAGGATATACTGTATATCTTAATCTGCTGGGAGAGCGCTTTGCGGATAAAGAGCTGCTCTCAACACCTATGAAAAAGGAACGTGAGCGCTGCATCATGTGCTTTGAAAAGGCTCACGAAGGGAAAAAAGTTGCAATGATATGCAGCGGTGATGCAGGGGTATATGGGATGGCATCACTTATGCTTGAGCTTGGAAAGAATTATCCTGACTGTGATATAACGGTAATACCCGGAATTACGGCAGCAAGCAGCGGGGCAGCCGTACTTGGCGCACCGATTAACCACGATTTCTGTGTGATAAGCTTAAGTGATCTGCTCACCCCGTGGGAGCTCATAGAGAGGCGGCTTGCGGCTGCGGCAAGAGGAGACTTTGCAATAGTGCTGTATAATCCTTCAAGCCGCAAACGTGCGGATTATCTCAAACGCGCCTGCACAATCCTGATGGAACATGGAGTGACGGCTGACAGGGCATGCGGCTATGTGGAGAATATAGGACGGGAGAACACAAAAGCCGTGACACTTACGCTCGGAGAGCTTATGAATACATCTGTAAATATGTTCACAACTGTATTTATCGGCAACTCGCAGTCAGAGATAATTGACGGCAGGCTGGTAACAAAAAGAGGCTACGACATAGAAGGCATACATAATAATATCAGCAGTGATAAGCAGCAGTAA
- the cobK gene encoding precorrin-6A reductase, with protein sequence MAKVLIYSGTTEGRMLAQQLAQAGIECDVHVATEYGQIVMPQLDRVNVHVGRLDANEMYEAARNGYAAVVDATHPFATEVSANIRKSLETLDVPYIRLARKMNIVTDTTQENEGGNTGNRNSGNGHVRYFADYESCAAALESTDGNILLTTGSKELGIFCNDGKLCERLYVRVLPGQDNIALCEAAGIRGKQIIAMQGPFSTEMNTALINQFSIKYIVTKASGEHSGFAEKLEAARNCGIEAFVIGMQAEDKGLSYDEVLKRILRICNAKIKSDETVRISLIGIGVSGRTLTGEAQEALNNAGLVFGAGRMLDSASAYIGRGAACYPYYMAKDIIPVIKRYENDTAGMLTAGGDMSGSLNAAVLFSGDTGFYSGAAKLKEALEAEGYTRVTIYPGISSVSYLAAATGNAWQNAKLLSIHGMSDKRRAEALVKDAVRCNERTFVLVSGRDDVQRVSAWVSDIKAGCSGDSVMGSIRIIAGYNLGYDDEKITEPATSGDIAGQNGLYTLLILNDRPERKRLVPGICDEEFRRDMKVPMTKKEIRVAAISSLEIRSGAVVYDIGSGTGSIAVECAMLSPDIKVYAFECNEKAQKLLRENIERFGTANVYPVDGMAPEVLDTEGLEPPTNVFIGGSKGQLEAIVEKVWKLNPEAVIVISAVTLETLARITGLAEKSTDDGHNVRCEVVQMQVNQVRQAGSYHMMQGTNPVFLCVLKRV encoded by the coding sequence ATGGCTAAGGTTTTGATATATTCAGGAACAACGGAAGGACGCATGCTTGCACAGCAGTTGGCACAGGCAGGCATAGAATGTGATGTACATGTGGCAACTGAGTACGGACAGATAGTAATGCCGCAGCTTGATAGGGTTAATGTGCATGTTGGAAGACTTGATGCCAATGAGATGTATGAGGCGGCACGCAATGGTTATGCAGCAGTTGTTGATGCCACACATCCGTTTGCAACAGAAGTATCTGCCAATATACGCAAAAGCCTTGAGACGCTGGATGTACCGTATATAAGGCTTGCAAGAAAAATGAACATCGTTACGGATACGACGCAGGAGAATGAAGGCGGTAATACAGGCAATCGTAACAGCGGTAACGGCCATGTCAGATATTTTGCGGATTATGAAAGCTGTGCCGCTGCGCTTGAGTCCACAGATGGCAATATCCTTCTGACAACTGGAAGCAAGGAGCTTGGGATATTCTGTAATGACGGAAAGCTTTGTGAGAGGCTCTATGTGCGTGTGCTTCCGGGACAGGACAATATTGCGCTCTGCGAGGCGGCGGGAATAAGGGGAAAGCAGATAATTGCAATGCAGGGACCGTTTTCTACGGAGATGAATACTGCTCTGATTAACCAGTTTTCAATAAAGTACATCGTTACAAAGGCAAGCGGCGAACACAGTGGTTTTGCAGAGAAGCTTGAGGCGGCTCGCAATTGCGGAATTGAAGCATTTGTTATAGGAATGCAGGCAGAGGATAAGGGGTTATCTTATGATGAGGTGCTTAAGCGTATCTTGAGAATATGCAATGCTAAGATAAAGTCAGACGAGACAGTAAGGATATCGCTGATTGGAATTGGCGTGAGTGGGAGAACGCTCACCGGGGAGGCACAAGAAGCACTTAACAATGCAGGACTGGTATTCGGTGCCGGCCGCATGCTTGACAGTGCATCTGCATATATCGGAAGAGGTGCGGCATGTTATCCGTATTATATGGCAAAGGATATCATTCCGGTGATAAAAAGATATGAAAATGATACGGCTGGCATGCTTACGGCAGGAGGCGATATGTCCGGAAGCCTTAATGCGGCGGTACTGTTTTCCGGAGATACAGGCTTTTACAGTGGGGCTGCCAAGCTTAAGGAAGCATTGGAAGCGGAAGGCTACACACGGGTGACGATATATCCGGGCATCTCATCGGTTTCATATCTGGCAGCAGCAACGGGTAATGCATGGCAGAACGCAAAGCTCTTAAGCATACACGGCATGAGTGATAAACGAAGGGCAGAGGCACTTGTAAAGGATGCGGTGCGCTGCAATGAAAGGACATTTGTGCTTGTGTCGGGAAGGGATGATGTGCAGAGAGTCAGTGCGTGGGTGAGTGATATTAAAGCCGGATGTTCGGGAGATTCCGTGATGGGTTCCATCCGCATAATTGCCGGATATAATCTGGGATATGATGACGAGAAGATAACGGAGCCTGCAACAAGCGGGGATATCGCAGGGCAGAACGGACTGTATACATTGCTGATACTTAATGACAGGCCTGAGAGGAAAAGGCTTGTGCCGGGAATATGTGATGAGGAATTCAGGCGTGATATGAAAGTGCCGATGACAAAAAAAGAAATCAGAGTGGCGGCAATAAGCAGCCTTGAGATAAGAAGCGGCGCGGTTGTATATGATATCGGAAGCGGAACCGGTTCAATTGCGGTTGAGTGTGCGATGCTCTCTCCTGATATAAAGGTATACGCATTTGAATGCAATGAAAAGGCACAGAAGCTTCTGCGGGAGAATATAGAGAGGTTTGGAACTGCCAATGTATATCCTGTTGACGGTATGGCACCTGAAGTGCTTGATACAGAAGGTCTTGAACCGCCTACGAATGTATTTATCGGGGGAAGCAAAGGGCAGCTTGAGGCTATTGTAGAGAAGGTATGGAAGCTGAATCCTGAAGCTGTGATAGTGATAAGCGCGGTAACTCTTGAGACACTTGCACGTATTACGGGGCTTGCCGAAAAGAGTACTGATGACGGGCACAATGTACGGTGCGAAGTAGTACAGATGCAGGTTAATCAGGTAAGGCAGGCAGGAAGCTATCATATGATGCAGGGAACCAATCCGGTATTCCTGTGTGTATTGAAAAGAGTATAA
- the cobM gene encoding precorrin-4 C(11)-methyltransferase: MVYFVGAGSGAVDLITVRGMRLLQKADVIIYAGSLVNPELLEYADGNCRIYDSAKMTLDEVIEVIEGAECEGLMTVRLHTGEPSIYGAVREQMDILDEKGISYESCPGVSACFGAASSLNMEYTLPGVSQSLIITRMAGRTGGVPETESIESFAAHKASMAIYLSTGMLDELTERLITGGYTSDTPAALVYKATWKDEQAYVCTLGSLADTAGKYNITKTALVIVGEAVTHRNYMKSRLYAPDFETEFRKAKMHRETE; encoded by the coding sequence ATGGTTTATTTTGTTGGGGCGGGAAGCGGAGCTGTGGACCTGATTACTGTACGCGGAATGCGGCTTCTGCAGAAAGCGGATGTAATAATATATGCGGGCTCGCTTGTGAATCCGGAACTTCTTGAGTATGCTGACGGTAATTGCAGAATATATGACAGTGCGAAGATGACGCTGGATGAAGTGATAGAAGTTATTGAGGGTGCAGAATGTGAGGGGCTTATGACAGTACGTCTGCATACGGGGGAACCGAGCATATATGGCGCGGTGCGTGAGCAGATGGATATTCTGGATGAAAAAGGCATAAGCTACGAAAGCTGTCCCGGAGTAAGTGCGTGCTTTGGTGCAGCATCATCGCTCAATATGGAGTATACGCTGCCCGGAGTGTCACAGTCTCTTATCATAACGAGAATGGCGGGGAGAACCGGAGGCGTACCGGAGACGGAGAGTATTGAGAGTTTTGCGGCGCATAAGGCATCAATGGCAATATATCTTAGCACGGGAATGCTGGATGAACTGACAGAGAGACTTATAACAGGAGGATATACGTCTGATACGCCGGCGGCTCTTGTGTATAAGGCAACATGGAAAGATGAACAGGCATATGTATGCACGCTTGGAAGTCTCGCTGATACGGCAGGAAAATACAATATAACGAAGACAGCACTTGTTATTGTCGGTGAAGCTGTTACACACCGTAATTACATGAAGTCAAGGCTCTATGCACCTGATTTTGAGACGGAGTTCAGAAAAGCAAAAATGCATCGGGAGACAGAATAA
- a CDS encoding sodium-dependent transporter has protein sequence MNKRDSFNNRWGFILACIGSAVGMGNIWMFPTRVSIYGGGSYLIPYFIFVALIGFTGVIGEMSFGRATRSGPVDAFGYACGTKGRKKLGELLGYIPVAGALAMAIGYTVVMGWILKYMVGAFTGTALAPSDAGEFSARFGSMASAFGNNTWQIAALVIGIVILMFGIGRGIEKANKVMMPVFFILFAILGIYVAFQPGAIDGYRYIFRVDPKALADPSTWIFALGQAFFSLSVAGNGTLIYGSYLPDNDDIPAAAGRVALFDTIAALLAALVIIPAMATTGAQLNQGGPGLMFIYLPALFKSMPGGYIIAVIFFVAVFSAGLSSLINLYEAPIATIQEKLHLGRKASCGIIAVIALIVSICIQGIVSDWMDVLSIYICPLGAGLAGIMFFWVCSKQYVESQINTGRSQTFTKAFLPVCRYIYCPVCILVLILGILLGGIG, from the coding sequence ATGAACAAGCGCGATTCTTTTAATAACAGGTGGGGCTTTATCCTCGCATGTATCGGCTCAGCAGTCGGAATGGGCAATATATGGATGTTTCCGACAAGAGTATCCATTTACGGCGGCGGCTCATATCTGATTCCGTATTTTATATTTGTTGCACTTATAGGCTTCACCGGCGTAATCGGCGAGATGAGCTTCGGACGTGCCACGAGGTCGGGTCCTGTTGACGCATTTGGATATGCATGCGGCACAAAAGGCAGAAAGAAGCTTGGTGAACTGCTCGGCTACATACCTGTAGCGGGTGCTCTTGCCATGGCAATCGGATATACTGTCGTCATGGGCTGGATTCTCAAATATATGGTCGGTGCATTCACAGGTACCGCTCTCGCGCCTTCAGATGCCGGAGAATTCAGTGCACGTTTCGGTTCAATGGCAAGCGCCTTTGGCAACAATACATGGCAGATTGCCGCTCTTGTAATCGGAATTGTAATCCTTATGTTCGGAATAGGGCGCGGCATTGAAAAAGCCAACAAAGTGATGATGCCGGTATTCTTTATACTTTTTGCAATTCTCGGCATATATGTTGCATTCCAGCCGGGTGCCATAGACGGCTACAGATACATATTCCGTGTTGACCCTAAGGCTCTGGCTGACCCATCAACCTGGATATTTGCTCTTGGTCAGGCGTTCTTCTCACTGTCGGTCGCAGGTAACGGCACGCTGATATACGGCTCATACCTTCCCGACAATGATGATATACCTGCCGCTGCCGGAAGAGTTGCATTGTTTGATACAATTGCAGCGCTCCTTGCAGCACTTGTAATAATCCCTGCAATGGCTACAACCGGAGCACAGCTTAATCAGGGCGGTCCCGGACTTATGTTCATATATCTTCCCGCATTATTCAAGTCAATGCCGGGCGGATATATCATAGCAGTAATTTTCTTTGTTGCCGTCTTCTCAGCCGGTCTGTCTTCGTTAATCAATTTATACGAAGCACCGATTGCGACAATTCAGGAAAAGCTTCACCTCGGACGCAAGGCCTCCTGTGGTATCATAGCTGTAATAGCTCTTATCGTATCAATATGTATTCAGGGCATAGTATCTGACTGGATGGATGTTCTCTCAATCTACATCTGCCCTCTGGGTGCAGGTCTTGCCGGAATCATGTTCTTCTGGGTATGCAGTAAGCAATATGTTGAATCACAGATAAATACAGGCCGCAGCCAGACATTCACAAAGGCATTCCTTCCGGTATGCAGATATATCTACTGCCCGGTATGCATACTCGTTCTTATACTCGGAATACTGCTTGGCGGAATCGGGTGA
- a CDS encoding site-specific integrase, with the protein MAKGSVRKKGKKWYYRFYVEDASGNLVQKEYAGTESKSETEKLLRQAMDDYESKKFIAKSENITIGELLDIWAEEELKTGTLSNGTVQNYLGAITNIKKHPISERKLKNVTSEHLQAFFDLLSFGGTYPDGSERKGYSKDYIRSFSAVLQQSFRFAVSPKQYITFNPMQYIKLKYQTDEVDLFSDDDMDGDIQPIPREDYERLIEFLQNYNPPAILPIQIAYYAGLRIGEACGLAWQDVNLEEQCLTIRRSIRYDGSRHKNIIGPTKRKKVRIVDFGDTLAEILRNARKEQLKNRMQYGELYHKNYYREVKDKNRVYYEFYHLDGTENVPEDYKEISFVCLRPDGSLELPSTLGIVCRKIAQKLDGFEGFHFHQLRHTYTSNLLANGAAPKDVQELLGHSDVSTTMNVYAHSTRKAKRESARLLDKVAGND; encoded by the coding sequence ATGGCAAAAGGATCTGTAAGAAAAAAAGGAAAGAAATGGTACTACCGCTTCTATGTAGAAGATGCAAGCGGCAATCTGGTTCAGAAAGAATACGCTGGAACAGAAAGTAAAAGTGAAACGGAAAAACTGCTCCGTCAGGCAATGGACGATTACGAAAGCAAGAAATTCATTGCAAAGTCGGAAAATATTACAATTGGAGAATTACTTGATATATGGGCAGAGGAAGAATTAAAGACCGGTACGCTCAGTAATGGGACAGTCCAGAATTACCTCGGTGCCATTACCAACATCAAGAAGCATCCAATTTCAGAGAGAAAGTTGAAAAATGTAACATCTGAGCATTTACAAGCCTTCTTCGATCTGCTTTCCTTTGGTGGCACTTATCCAGATGGTTCAGAAAGAAAAGGTTATAGCAAAGATTACATTCGTTCTTTCTCGGCAGTATTACAGCAGTCATTCCGATTTGCAGTATCACCAAAGCAATATATCACTTTCAATCCGATGCAGTATATTAAGCTGAAATACCAGACGGATGAGGTTGACCTGTTTTCCGATGATGACATGGATGGCGATATACAGCCAATTCCACGAGAGGATTATGAAAGACTGATTGAATTTCTACAGAATTACAATCCACCGGCAATACTTCCAATCCAGATAGCTTATTATGCAGGACTTCGTATCGGTGAAGCCTGTGGTCTGGCATGGCAGGATGTGAATCTTGAAGAACAGTGCCTTACAATCAGACGCAGTATCCGATATGATGGTTCAAGGCACAAGAATATCATCGGACCAACCAAACGAAAAAAGGTAAGGATTGTTGATTTTGGAGATACACTGGCAGAGATTCTTCGCAATGCCCGAAAGGAACAACTTAAAAACCGAATGCAGTACGGAGAACTTTACCATAAAAACTACTACAGAGAAGTAAAAGACAAAAACAGAGTTTACTATGAGTTCTATCATCTGGACGGAACAGAGAATGTTCCAGAAGATTATAAGGAAATATCCTTTGTCTGCTTAAGACCGGATGGAAGTTTGGAACTGCCAAGCACGTTAGGAATTGTTTGCAGGAAGATTGCTCAGAAACTGGATGGATTTGAAGGATTTCATTTTCACCAGTTGCGACACACCTACACAAGCAACCTTCTGGCAAATGGAGCAGCACCAAAGGATGTGCAGGAACTGTTAGGGCACTCAGATGTCAGTACCACCATGAATGTCTATGCACACTCTACAAGAAAAGCCAAGCGGGAATCTGCAAGGTTACTTGATAAAGTGGCAGGCAATGACTAA